From Danaus plexippus chromosome 11, MEX_DaPlex, whole genome shotgun sequence, the proteins below share one genomic window:
- the LOC116765658 gene encoding gonadal protein gdl, producing MDVMEPTPEALQRKLYFLLEQLQEMARELPPKYQMRVPIELLSGLANCLLNDTVFEIVKGLMEIQHVTEKHLFQQRLQIINKHTLEIQEMINTTTPEQQESKRNVLLRRHKEELKQADMKLVIQLDQKVSDQQDTLEKAGVPGFFVTSKPIEIKVQMYLLDFILRLSKMDIPH from the exons atggatGTAATGGAACCTACACCGGAGGcattacaaagaaaattatatttccttttagAACAATTACAGGAAATGGCGAGAGAATTGCCGcc CAAATACCAAATGAGGGTACCAATTGAACTCCTATCTGGGTTAGCAAACTGTCTTCTTAATGATACAGTTTTTGAAATAGTCAAAGGTTTAATGGAAATACAACATGTTACTGAAAAGCATCTGTTTCAACAACGactacaaataataaacaagcatactt TAGAGATTCAAGAAATGATAAATACTACAACTCCAGAGCAACAGGAATCTAAACGGAATGTTTTATTACGTAGACATAAGGAAGAACTAAAACAAGCAGATATGAAATTAGTCATACAATTGGATCAAAag gtcAGTGATCAACAAGATACTCTAGAAAAAGCCGGTGTTCCAGGATTCTTTGTTACGAGCAAACCTATAGAGATTAAAGTGCAAATGTATCTATTGGACTTTATTTTAAGACTGAGTAAAATGGATATACCGcattaa